The following coding sequences lie in one Streptomyces venezuelae genomic window:
- a CDS encoding MFS transporter codes for MAAEASEASDTPETPGASFTLSPGIVLLFAVACGAAVANVYFSQPLLVTMGHDLAMSPALIGSVVTLTHVGYGLGLFFLVPLGDMADRRRLVVAQLLFLVGALAIVATAGTPGMLLAGMAATGLLAVVTQTLVAFAASLAPAASRGRVVGLVTSGVVVGILLARTASGVLADLAGWRSVYVASASLTALLALVLHRVLPRDEPLTSGSDTTPATPLRYGELLRSTVTLFARERLLRLRALFCLLVFAAFSTLWSSVALPLSEAPYSLSHSAIGALGLVGAAGALAATAAGRLNDRGLSRQTTGVALALLAVSWVPLAFTRGSLAALIVGVVLLDLAVQAVHVTNQTLIYALHPEAGSRLIGGYMVFYSVGSATGAIAATSLYTVGGWGAVCALGAAFSCVALALWAATRRSADGAAREAG; via the coding sequence TTGGCCGCGGAGGCCTCGGAGGCCTCGGACACCCCGGAGACTCCGGGGGCCTCGTTCACCCTCTCCCCCGGCATCGTGCTCCTCTTCGCCGTCGCCTGCGGAGCGGCCGTTGCCAACGTCTACTTCTCCCAGCCGCTTCTGGTGACCATGGGCCACGACCTCGCCATGAGCCCCGCGCTCATCGGCAGCGTGGTCACGCTCACGCATGTCGGGTACGGCCTCGGGCTCTTCTTCCTCGTACCGCTAGGAGACATGGCGGACCGCAGGCGGCTCGTCGTGGCCCAACTCCTCTTCCTGGTCGGCGCTTTGGCGATCGTGGCCACCGCCGGCACGCCGGGGATGCTGCTCGCGGGCATGGCCGCGACAGGGCTCCTCGCGGTCGTCACACAGACACTCGTGGCCTTCGCGGCCTCCCTGGCGCCCGCCGCGAGCCGTGGACGGGTCGTCGGTCTGGTCACCAGCGGCGTGGTCGTCGGGATCCTGTTGGCGCGCACCGCGTCCGGCGTGCTGGCCGATCTCGCGGGCTGGCGCTCCGTCTACGTCGCATCGGCCTCGCTCACCGCCCTGCTCGCGCTCGTCCTGCACCGGGTGCTCCCGCGCGACGAGCCGCTGACGTCCGGCAGCGACACGACCCCGGCGACACCCCTTCGCTACGGCGAACTCCTGCGCTCCACCGTCACCTTGTTCGCCCGCGAGCGACTGCTGCGGCTTCGCGCCCTGTTCTGCCTGCTGGTGTTCGCCGCCTTCAGCACCCTGTGGAGCAGCGTCGCGCTGCCGCTCAGCGAGGCCCCGTACTCCCTGTCCCACAGCGCGATCGGCGCGCTCGGACTGGTCGGTGCCGCCGGCGCGCTCGCCGCGACCGCGGCGGGGCGCCTCAACGACCGCGGGCTCTCCCGGCAGACCACCGGCGTCGCGCTGGCCCTGCTCGCCGTCTCGTGGGTGCCCCTCGCCTTCACCCGCGGCTCTCTCGCGGCGCTGATCGTCGGCGTGGTCCTCCTCGACCTCGCCGTTCAAGCGGTCCACGTCACCAACCAGACCCTCATCTACGCCCTGCACCCGGAGGCGGGCAGTCGGCTGATCGGCGGCTACATGGTCTTCTACTCGGTCGGCAGCGCCACCGGCGCCATCGCCGCGACCTCCCTCTACACGGTGGGCGGTTGGGGAGCCGTGTGCGCACTGGGTGCGGCGTTCAGCTGCGTCGCGCTCGCACTGTGGGCGGCCACCCGGCGGAGCGCGGACGGGGCTGCGCGCGAGGCGGGGTGA
- a CDS encoding alpha/beta fold hydrolase — MAPTVPGFDTGFDHQHVPVADGVRLHVAVGGSGSPVVLLHGFPQTHLMWRHVAADLAAEHTVICPDLRGYGASDKPADLDGATYSKRTMAADVVALARALGHDRFALAGHDRGALVAVRAGLDHPEAVTHLLSLDVLPTLDMWEVMHGTTAAVGFHLYLMAQPPGLPEELIGGAPDAFFGHFLDIWTRDPAAIPADVRAAYLKACREAVPSIVADYRASAHIDVRHDRADRDAGNRLAMPVSVLQQDWGAALGFDAAALWRAWAPDLHHATVSCGHFMAEEEPAVVSAAIRDLLAR, encoded by the coding sequence ATGGCACCGACCGTCCCCGGCTTCGACACCGGCTTCGACCACCAGCACGTCCCTGTCGCGGACGGCGTACGTCTCCACGTCGCCGTCGGCGGCTCCGGCAGCCCCGTCGTGTTGCTGCACGGCTTCCCGCAGACCCACCTGATGTGGCGGCACGTCGCGGCCGACCTCGCCGCGGAGCACACCGTGATCTGCCCCGACCTGCGCGGGTACGGCGCCAGCGACAAACCGGCCGACCTCGACGGGGCAACGTACTCCAAGCGCACGATGGCTGCCGACGTCGTCGCGCTGGCCCGCGCCCTCGGCCACGACCGGTTCGCCCTGGCCGGCCACGACCGCGGCGCCCTCGTCGCCGTACGGGCCGGACTCGACCACCCGGAGGCGGTCACACACCTCTTGTCCCTGGATGTGCTGCCGACGCTCGACATGTGGGAGGTCATGCACGGCACCACGGCCGCCGTCGGCTTCCATCTGTACCTGATGGCTCAACCGCCCGGCCTGCCCGAGGAGTTGATCGGCGGCGCCCCGGACGCGTTCTTCGGTCACTTCCTCGACATCTGGACGCGCGATCCCGCCGCGATCCCCGCCGACGTACGCGCCGCCTACCTCAAGGCGTGCCGCGAGGCCGTGCCGTCCATCGTCGCCGACTACCGCGCCTCCGCCCACATCGACGTCCGGCACGACCGGGCCGACCGGGACGCGGGCAACCGGCTCGCCATGCCCGTCTCCGTGCTCCAGCAGGACTGGGGCGCGGCACTCGGCTTCGACGCCGCCGCGCTGTGGCGCGCCTGGGCCCCCGACCTGCATCACGCGACCGTGTCCTGCGGCCACTTCATGGCGGAGGAGGAGCCCGCCGTGGTCAGCGCGGCGATACGCGACCTGCTCGCCCGCTGA
- a CDS encoding chaplin: MSATKKTLSVVLGTGALVMGAAGMASADAGAQGAALNSPGVISGNAVQVPIHIPVNACGNTINVIGLLNPAFGNTCVND, from the coding sequence ATGTCCGCAACGAAGAAGACGCTGAGCGTGGTCCTGGGCACCGGCGCCCTGGTGATGGGCGCGGCGGGTATGGCCTCGGCCGACGCGGGCGCGCAGGGCGCGGCCCTCAACTCGCCGGGTGTCATCTCGGGCAACGCCGTCCAGGTCCCGATCCACATCCCGGTCAACGCCTGTGGCAACACCATCAACGTCATCGGCCTGCTGAACCCGGCCTTCGGCAACACCTGCGTCAACGACTGA
- a CDS encoding sensor histidine kinase: MTGPGTVLGRLYRAAPAVQDSVLAAALLLPDLFLFSDFALPSVELAGRLLTVGYAVLGYAALAARRRAPLAVFGYVWAHALGGELLTAAGAFDYSPTLGLLAALYTVAALRGARPAVFALVSVAVPVALSVRAALADVPEAERLTSLIGVACFYGLLNLEVWAVGRWVRAGRGAAVRDRLAVARAEEAVLSERARTARELHDIVANAVTVMVLQAGGARHVLRTDPGRVENALDQIESCGKTAVAELRHMLLVLRADGERLAAEEPSFGLADLDPLLNGVRQAGLTAHLRVTGAPAPLSRSVDLTAYRLVQEALTNAAKHAGPGAVTVVRLDWHPAGDRLKITILDDGRGAPPADRSELSTGHGLLGMRERVAVCGGTFEAGPARNGGFRVAAGLPTQKLPPREVGS; this comes from the coding sequence ATGACCGGCCCCGGAACCGTCCTCGGCAGGCTGTACCGGGCGGCGCCCGCCGTCCAGGACTCCGTGCTGGCCGCCGCGCTCCTGCTGCCCGACCTGTTCCTCTTCTCGGACTTCGCGCTGCCCTCCGTCGAACTCGCCGGCCGGCTGCTCACGGTCGGGTACGCCGTGCTCGGCTACGCGGCGCTCGCGGCGCGTCGGCGGGCGCCTCTCGCGGTGTTCGGTTACGTGTGGGCGCACGCGCTCGGCGGCGAGCTCCTGACCGCCGCCGGGGCGTTCGACTACAGCCCGACCCTGGGCCTGCTCGCCGCCCTCTACACCGTCGCCGCCCTGCGCGGCGCCCGGCCCGCCGTGTTCGCGCTGGTGTCCGTGGCGGTACCGGTCGCGCTCTCGGTGCGGGCGGCGCTCGCCGACGTACCCGAAGCGGAACGGCTGACGTCTTTGATCGGGGTGGCCTGCTTCTACGGGCTGCTCAATCTGGAGGTGTGGGCGGTCGGCAGGTGGGTGCGTGCGGGGCGGGGCGCGGCGGTCCGTGACCGGCTCGCGGTGGCCCGCGCCGAGGAGGCGGTGCTGTCCGAACGGGCGCGTACGGCACGCGAGTTGCACGACATCGTCGCCAACGCGGTCACCGTCATGGTGCTGCAGGCGGGCGGTGCCCGTCATGTGCTGCGGACCGACCCGGGCCGGGTCGAGAACGCGCTCGACCAGATCGAGTCGTGCGGCAAGACGGCGGTCGCCGAGCTGCGGCACATGCTGCTGGTGCTGCGTGCCGACGGCGAGCGGCTCGCCGCCGAGGAGCCGAGCTTCGGCCTCGCCGACCTGGACCCGCTCCTCAACGGCGTGCGTCAGGCGGGTCTGACCGCGCACTTGCGGGTCACGGGCGCCCCCGCCCCGCTCAGCAGGAGCGTCGACCTGACCGCGTACCGGCTGGTGCAGGAGGCGCTCACCAACGCGGCCAAGCACGCGGGTCCGGGTGCGGTCACCGTCGTACGGCTCGACTGGCACCCGGCGGGCGATCGGCTGAAGATCACGATCCTGGACGACGGCCGGGGTGCCCCGCCCGCCGACCGCTCCGAACTCTCGACCGGGCACGGCCTGCTGGGGATGCGCGAGCGGGTGGCGGTGTGCGGCGGCACGTTCGAGGCCGGTCCCGCCAGGAACGGCGGCTTCCGGGTCGCCGCGGGCCTGCCGACGCAGAAACTCCCCCCGCGGGAGGTCGGGTCATGA
- a CDS encoding AfsR/SARP family transcriptional regulator has translation MTAWDSGGPLNLGGPRQRAVLARLVVARRHVVPVTRLVDELWDDPPERALGTVRTFVTALRKVLEPDRPHRAPARLLVTEGPGYALRAAPDAVDAWRFETAVSEARQAPPPDALRRLDEALGWWRGPAYADFADEEWARTERSRLAELRALAVERRAEAALACGRAADVVPDLDAHVARHPWREDAWRLLSLALYRSGRQGDALATLRRARATLADELGLDPGPGLRRLESDILAQDAALEGESSPLGPAGEPPRRSASRLWSEAAASYDRTVEAGARARLESTVGLIRNLAVTGAGGLEAARRHRMEVVEAAEEYGDAELTARVIGAFDVPAIWTRGDDPELARRIVATAERALAHLPQDASDATRCRLLATVAVETRGARTPRGPQAAREAERLARHLDDPALLAFALNGTYMQSFTRAGLAARRDTIGIELVELAARQGLVTFEVLGHLVRLQARAGLGDFPGADAHAAAATRLSERHELPLVGVFTRWYDALRHAASGDVARAETGMRVAAAHLDEAGMPGMRTGLLPLALVTLRLAHRLPPDVDLALDWGPHRPWAEALALAERGRHAQARAALRALPEPPPDLLYEALCCVAAEAALRVGDRAALELVRSRLLPAAGQLAGAGSGVLTAGPVDVWLARVGDALA, from the coding sequence GTGACCGCCTGGGACTCCGGAGGTCCGCTCAACCTGGGCGGGCCGCGGCAGCGCGCCGTCCTTGCCCGTCTGGTCGTCGCCCGGCGCCACGTCGTACCCGTCACGCGTCTCGTCGACGAGCTGTGGGACGACCCGCCGGAGCGTGCGCTCGGGACGGTCCGGACGTTTGTCACCGCCCTGCGCAAGGTCCTGGAACCCGACCGGCCGCACCGCGCGCCCGCCCGCCTCCTCGTGACCGAGGGACCTGGCTACGCGCTGCGGGCCGCGCCGGACGCCGTCGACGCCTGGCGGTTCGAGACGGCCGTGAGCGAGGCACGGCAGGCGCCGCCGCCGGACGCGCTGCGCCGCCTCGACGAGGCGCTGGGATGGTGGCGGGGCCCCGCCTACGCCGATTTCGCGGACGAGGAGTGGGCGCGTACGGAACGTTCCCGGCTCGCCGAACTGCGCGCGCTGGCCGTCGAGCGGCGCGCCGAGGCCGCGCTGGCGTGCGGCCGGGCCGCCGACGTCGTGCCCGACCTCGACGCGCACGTGGCCCGCCACCCGTGGCGCGAGGACGCCTGGCGGCTGCTGTCTCTCGCGCTGTACCGGAGCGGCCGGCAGGGCGACGCCCTCGCGACACTCCGCCGCGCCCGTGCCACGCTCGCCGACGAGCTGGGGCTCGACCCGGGCCCCGGCCTGCGCCGCCTGGAGTCGGACATCCTCGCGCAGGACGCGGCTCTGGAGGGGGAGAGCTCGCCGCTCGGCCCGGCAGGGGAGCCGCCTCGCCGGTCGGCGTCCCGGCTCTGGAGCGAGGCGGCGGCGTCGTACGACCGCACCGTCGAGGCCGGCGCCCGCGCCCGTCTGGAGTCGACCGTCGGCCTCATCCGGAACCTCGCCGTGACCGGCGCAGGGGGACTCGAGGCCGCCCGGCGGCACCGCATGGAGGTCGTCGAGGCGGCCGAGGAGTACGGCGACGCGGAACTGACCGCTCGTGTGATCGGCGCCTTCGACGTGCCCGCGATCTGGACGCGCGGCGACGACCCCGAGCTCGCCCGGCGGATCGTCGCGACCGCGGAACGGGCCCTCGCGCACCTGCCTCAGGACGCGTCCGACGCGACACGCTGCCGCCTCCTCGCCACCGTCGCGGTGGAGACGCGCGGCGCCAGGACACCCCGCGGACCGCAGGCCGCGCGCGAGGCGGAACGGTTGGCGCGGCACCTCGACGACCCCGCGCTGCTCGCGTTCGCGCTCAACGGGACGTACATGCAGTCCTTCACCCGCGCGGGCCTGGCCGCGCGGCGCGACACCATCGGCATCGAGCTCGTCGAACTCGCCGCTCGGCAGGGCTTGGTGACGTTCGAAGTGCTCGGTCACCTCGTCCGCCTGCAGGCGCGCGCCGGGCTCGGCGACTTCCCGGGGGCCGACGCGCACGCGGCCGCCGCGACGCGTCTCTCGGAGCGTCACGAACTGCCGCTGGTCGGCGTCTTCACACGGTGGTACGACGCGCTGCGGCACGCCGCGTCCGGGGACGTGGCGCGGGCCGAGACCGGAATGCGGGTCGCGGCCGCGCACCTGGACGAGGCCGGGATGCCGGGGATGCGCACGGGGCTGCTTCCGCTGGCGCTGGTCACCCTGCGCCTGGCGCACCGGCTGCCGCCCGACGTCGACCTCGCCCTGGACTGGGGCCCGCACCGCCCCTGGGCCGAGGCGCTGGCCCTCGCCGAGAGGGGGCGCCACGCGCAGGCGCGAGCGGCCCTGCGAGCCTTGCCCGAGCCGCCACCCGACCTGCTCTACGAGGCGTTGTGCTGCGTGGCGGCGGAGGCGGCCCTGCGCGTGGGGGACCGGGCGGCGTTGGAGCTGGTCCGGTCACGCCTGCTGCCGGCGGCGGGGCAGTTGGCCGGCGCGGGCAGCGGGGTGCTCACGGCCGGACCCGTCGACGTATGGCTCGCTCGTGTCGGGGACGCGCTGGCATGA
- a CDS encoding haloacid dehalogenase type II, producing MSELEIDAVVFDVLGTLVDEPAGIHAGIGAFAPSLDDFEVERLLSLWQTHVEREQQRIVGGARPYAAGDVLDLEAARLVADAVKVDDAVRVEDGVKVDDAHAVAALARTGRKLPPWPDTVAGLARLAERFPLLALSNASRSALLDLNAYAGLRWHQALSAEDARTYKPDPAVYRLAVTVSGRPPERLLMVAAHAWDLRAAQSLGLRTAYVARPVGDPPAPSDAFDLYADDLPDLIEKLDRRRK from the coding sequence ATGTCAGAGCTCGAAATCGATGCCGTCGTGTTCGACGTCCTCGGCACGCTGGTCGACGAACCCGCCGGGATCCACGCGGGCATCGGCGCCTTCGCCCCTTCGCTCGACGACTTCGAGGTCGAGCGGCTTCTGTCGCTGTGGCAGACGCACGTCGAGCGCGAGCAGCAGCGCATCGTCGGCGGTGCACGGCCCTATGCCGCCGGCGATGTCCTCGACCTGGAGGCGGCGCGGCTCGTCGCCGACGCCGTCAAGGTCGACGACGCCGTCAGGGTCGAGGATGGCGTCAAGGTCGACGACGCGCACGCGGTGGCCGCGCTGGCCCGGACGGGACGGAAGCTCCCGCCGTGGCCCGACACGGTGGCCGGACTCGCCCGTCTCGCCGAACGTTTTCCGCTGCTCGCGCTCTCCAACGCGAGCAGGTCGGCGCTGCTGGACTTGAACGCGTACGCCGGACTGCGCTGGCACCAGGCGCTGTCCGCCGAGGACGCCCGGACCTACAAGCCCGACCCGGCGGTCTACCGCCTGGCCGTCACCGTGTCCGGGCGCCCGCCCGAGCGCTTGCTGATGGTCGCCGCCCACGCGTGGGACCTGCGTGCCGCGCAGAGCCTCGGCCTGCGCACGGCCTACGTCGCGCGCCCCGTCGGGGACCCGCCCGCTCCCTCGGACGCGTTCGACCTCTACGCCGACGACCTGCCCGACCTGATCGAGAAGCTCGACCGCCGCAGGAAGTAG
- a CDS encoding vWA domain-containing protein translates to MSANRIQHKVNHVALVVDCSGSMQPHQSQLIRVVDEFVAGLKAESDSLGHETRISLYSFDHKVENLVWDMDVKHLPSMRGLYRVKNGATALIEASLKSLDDLGHIWEEYGEHSFLQIVVTDGEENASGGDRRHDGDMTILGPWLDRITAKMSGLPGHWTSAILVPNSLAKRTAQNYGFPAGNIAIWDADSQKGVEDAIGTVRAAATSFLRGREQGVRGTKNLFAVGQDISVDEVRANLEPIPADKYRLLKVDKETEIRPFVNSHPGVTYERGACYYQLGARAQVQQNKEVIVVEKDTDRAYTGDAARSLLFGTGIHGTVSVKAGNNPKLEVYVQSRSVNRKLKPNTRLLIML, encoded by the coding sequence GTGTCCGCAAACAGGATTCAGCACAAGGTGAATCACGTCGCGCTGGTGGTCGACTGTTCCGGTTCGATGCAGCCGCACCAGAGCCAACTCATTCGCGTGGTGGACGAGTTCGTGGCGGGCTTGAAGGCCGAATCGGACAGCCTCGGTCACGAGACCCGTATCAGCCTCTATTCCTTCGACCACAAGGTGGAGAACCTGGTCTGGGACATGGACGTGAAGCACCTTCCGTCCATGCGCGGGCTGTACCGGGTGAAGAACGGAGCGACGGCGCTCATTGAGGCTTCTCTGAAGTCCCTGGACGACCTCGGCCACATCTGGGAGGAATACGGGGAGCACAGCTTCCTCCAGATCGTCGTCACGGACGGCGAGGAGAACGCCTCCGGCGGCGACAGGCGCCACGACGGCGACATGACCATCCTCGGCCCCTGGCTCGACAGGATCACGGCGAAGATGAGCGGGCTGCCCGGCCACTGGACGTCCGCGATCCTCGTGCCGAACTCGCTGGCCAAGCGCACCGCGCAGAACTACGGCTTCCCTGCGGGCAACATCGCCATCTGGGACGCCGACTCCCAGAAGGGCGTCGAGGACGCGATCGGCACCGTGCGCGCCGCCGCCACCAGCTTCCTCCGCGGCCGGGAGCAGGGCGTGCGCGGCACGAAGAACCTGTTCGCCGTCGGCCAGGACATATCGGTCGACGAGGTGCGCGCGAACCTCGAACCGATACCGGCCGACAAATACCGTCTCCTGAAGGTCGACAAGGAGACCGAGATCCGCCCCTTCGTCAACTCGCATCCGGGCGTCACATACGAAAGGGGTGCCTGCTATTACCAGCTCGGCGCCCGGGCCCAGGTGCAGCAGAACAAGGAAGTCATCGTCGTCGAGAAGGACACCGACCGCGCCTATACGGGGGATGCGGCGCGGAGTCTTCTGTTCGGTACGGGTATTCACGGAACCGTGTCCGTGAAGGCGGGCAACAATCCCAAGTTGGAGGTGTACGTCCAGAGTCGTTCGGTGAACAGGAAACTCAAGCCGAATACGCGTCTGCTCATCATGCTCTGA
- a CDS encoding ribonuclease H, with product MSDLIIAACDGAAKKNPGPAAWAWVVADADGHPQRWEAGPLGHSTNNVAELTALAELLEATDPAVPLEVRMDSQYAMNAVTKWIASWKRNGWQTAAKKPVANKDLVVRIDALLQGREVTFRHVAAHRVDGDHLNAIADVAASDAATSQQPAGTAHGATEIPEPRADRMTASPASRTPRKAAARTKTASGKASSGPVIKAKFPGRCHCQKPYAAGEKIAKNAHGWGHVECRDTAGE from the coding sequence ATGTCTGACTTGATCATTGCCGCCTGTGACGGAGCGGCGAAGAAGAATCCCGGGCCCGCGGCCTGGGCCTGGGTGGTCGCCGACGCGGACGGCCACCCGCAGCGCTGGGAGGCCGGTCCGCTCGGCCACTCCACGAACAACGTGGCCGAGCTGACCGCGCTCGCGGAACTCCTGGAGGCCACCGACCCGGCCGTGCCGCTCGAGGTACGGATGGACAGCCAGTACGCGATGAACGCGGTCACCAAGTGGATCGCGTCGTGGAAGCGCAACGGGTGGCAGACCGCGGCGAAGAAGCCGGTCGCCAACAAGGACCTGGTCGTGCGCATCGACGCGCTGCTGCAGGGACGCGAGGTGACGTTCCGGCACGTGGCCGCGCACCGCGTGGACGGTGACCACCTGAACGCGATCGCGGATGTCGCCGCCAGCGACGCCGCGACGAGCCAGCAGCCCGCGGGCACGGCGCACGGCGCGACGGAGATCCCGGAGCCGCGGGCGGACCGCATGACCGCCTCCCCCGCGAGCCGTACGCCCCGGAAGGCCGCCGCCCGCACGAAGACGGCCTCCGGGAAGGCGTCATCGGGGCCCGTCATCAAGGCCAAGTTCCCCGGGCGCTGTCACTGCCAGAAGCCGTACGCCGCCGGCGAGAAGATCGCCAAGAACGCACACGGCTGGGGCCACGTGGAGTGCCGGGACACCGCCGGCGAGTGA
- a CDS encoding winged helix-turn-helix transcriptional regulator → MVTRTRFDDSECPVARSVDAIGDWWSLLIVRDAFDGSRRFGEFQRSLGVAKNILTARLRTLVDGGVLESVPASDGSAYREYVLTPKGRALFPVIVALRQWGEQNFFAPGEPHSQLVDRRQGQSLRTLEVLSADGRRLSPDDTAVHKVPARTPTP, encoded by the coding sequence GTGGTGACCAGGACGCGTTTCGACGACAGTGAATGCCCGGTGGCCCGGTCGGTGGACGCGATCGGCGACTGGTGGTCCCTGCTGATCGTGCGGGACGCCTTCGACGGGAGCAGGCGCTTCGGCGAGTTCCAGCGCAGCCTCGGCGTGGCCAAGAACATCCTCACCGCGCGCCTGCGCACCCTCGTGGACGGCGGTGTCCTCGAGTCCGTCCCGGCCTCGGACGGCAGCGCCTATCGCGAGTACGTCCTGACGCCCAAGGGCAGGGCGCTCTTTCCCGTCATCGTGGCGCTGCGGCAGTGGGGCGAGCAGAACTTCTTCGCGCCCGGCGAGCCGCACTCGCAGCTGGTCGACCGCCGACAGGGCCAGAGTCTTCGTACCCTCGAAGTGCTGTCCGCGGACGGGCGGCGCCTGAGCCCCGACGACACGGCCGTCCACAAGGTCCCCGCTCGGACGCCGACTCCATGA
- a CDS encoding helix-turn-helix transcriptional regulator — protein MSRPVGRVLTLLELLQSGGTRTVAELAERLGVDGRTVRRYVDQLIDLDVPVESVRGRYGGYRLAPGTALPPLMFGDDEALAVLLGLIAGRRAGLTPGGTAGETAAAKIRRVLPARVARRLDTVLDSLAFTDEPGALPVPDSEVLLTLADAVRHRRPVALRYADRKGLRGDRTLHPYGIVAHAGRWYVTGKDPEIDEERTFRLDRVTSARPLAGASFEVPDGFDPADRVLTGFATAAYRYEVTVRIQGTVEQVRARLPVSVAGLEPCVPEEDGCGGGESWVRAEVRAERLDWLPPVLASLDRPFVIERPEELRTAVAEFAERLASFARSARSA, from the coding sequence ATGTCCCGACCGGTCGGCCGCGTGCTCACACTCCTGGAACTGCTGCAGTCCGGCGGCACCCGTACGGTCGCCGAACTCGCGGAACGGCTCGGTGTCGACGGGCGGACCGTGCGGCGCTACGTGGACCAGCTGATCGACCTCGACGTGCCCGTCGAGTCCGTGCGCGGCCGCTACGGCGGATACCGGCTCGCCCCCGGTACGGCGCTGCCCCCGCTGATGTTCGGCGACGACGAGGCGCTCGCCGTCCTGCTCGGGCTGATCGCCGGGCGCCGCGCGGGCCTCACGCCCGGGGGCACGGCCGGCGAGACGGCGGCGGCCAAGATCCGGCGTGTGCTGCCCGCCCGTGTGGCCCGCCGTCTCGACACGGTCCTGGACTCCCTGGCCTTCACCGACGAGCCGGGCGCGCTGCCCGTGCCGGACTCGGAGGTGCTGCTCACGCTCGCCGACGCGGTACGCCACCGGCGGCCGGTGGCGCTCCGGTACGCGGACCGCAAGGGGCTGCGCGGCGACCGCACCCTGCATCCGTACGGGATCGTCGCGCATGCGGGCCGGTGGTACGTCACCGGCAAGGACCCGGAGATCGACGAGGAACGGACCTTCCGGCTCGACCGCGTCACGTCCGCGCGGCCTCTGGCGGGCGCTTCGTTCGAGGTGCCCGACGGGTTCGATCCGGCGGACCGTGTGCTGACCGGGTTCGCCACGGCCGCGTACCGGTATGAGGTGACGGTGCGGATCCAGGGCACGGTCGAGCAGGTCCGCGCCCGCCTTCCCGTGAGCGTCGCGGGTCTGGAGCCGTGTGTCCCTGAGGAGGATGGGTGCGGCGGCGGTGAATCCTGGGTGCGGGCCGAAGTGCGGGCGGAACGCCTCGACTGGCTGCCTCCCGTGCTGGCGTCGCTCGACCGGCCGTTCGTCATTGAACGCCCCGAAGAACTGCGCACGGCGGTCGCGGAGTTCGCCGAACGACTCGCCTCCTTCGCCCGATCGGCCCGATCGGCCTGA
- a CDS encoding VOC family protein — translation MHATETADFVSVRIITADVARLVAFYEKATGTRATWATEDFAELRTPTATLAIASTRTVPLFAPGSARPADNHSVIIEFLVDDVDRLHDALRGWVPDFVNGPTTMPWGNRSLLLRDPDGNLVNFFTPAARLSAD, via the coding sequence ATGCACGCCACGGAAACCGCCGACTTCGTCTCCGTCCGCATCATCACCGCCGACGTCGCCCGTCTCGTCGCCTTCTACGAAAAGGCCACCGGTACCCGTGCCACCTGGGCCACCGAGGACTTCGCCGAGCTCAGGACCCCGACGGCGACCCTCGCGATCGCGAGCACCCGCACGGTTCCGCTCTTCGCCCCCGGGTCCGCGCGCCCCGCCGACAACCACAGCGTGATCATCGAGTTCCTCGTCGACGACGTCGACCGCCTGCACGACGCCTTGCGCGGCTGGGTCCCCGACTTCGTCAACGGCCCGACCACCATGCCCTGGGGCAACCGTTCCCTGCTCCTCCGCGACCCCGACGGCAACCTCGTCAACTTCTTCACGCCCGCAGCGCGGCTGTCCGCGGACTAG